The Aminithiophilus ramosus genome contains a region encoding:
- a CDS encoding vitamin B12-dependent ribonucleotide reductase — protein sequence MKERRKVDLPDNARPILEQRYLRKDASGEIVETAEAMFWRVASAVAGAEGRWGVAPEVWAERFYDVMARLDFLPNSPTLMNAGTEGGQLSACFVLPVGDSMEEIFDALKWTALVHKSGGGTGFNFSGLRPSGDVVRSTCGVASGPVSFMELFDTCTEVVKQGGMRRGANMAILDCDHPDLLSFLKAKTKEGRLANFNISVALSDAFMETLEADGDWSLVNRRRGETVRTLPAREIFDLLVESAWATGDPGLVFSDRIEADNPTPQVGRIEATNPCGEQPLLPFESCNLGSINLLHMIDGDDFDWKKLEKTVRLAVRFLDDVIEINGFPLPQIAERSRGNRKIGLGVMGWAESLFRLGVPYDSDEALRRAERLMAFVTASGRDESRLLAEERGVFPNWEGSRWQERGIPLRNATVTTIAPTGTISLICGCSSGIEPLFALAYRRKVFEERTLTYVNALLVEELKKRGLDDEARLRPIAEKGSLAGLGLPDDLTRLFVTSHEIDPAWHVKMQAAFQRHTDNAVSKTINLPEEASVDDVASAYLRAYREGCKGITVYRDRCKATQVLYRGGGGEGEAVKKRKKPAGRPGVLKGTTVKIMTSFGNLYLTVNEAEGKPFEVFATLGKSGKDTMAHTEALGRLISLALRSGVPAGQIVEQLKGIGGSQPVWESDGVILSLPDAVARGLERALGESYRDSSREMCPSCGAPLVAAEGCLKCESCGYSRCG from the coding sequence ATGAAAGAACGACGTAAGGTCGATCTTCCCGACAACGCGCGGCCCATTCTGGAGCAGCGCTACCTGCGCAAGGATGCCTCGGGCGAGATCGTCGAGACGGCCGAGGCGATGTTCTGGCGCGTCGCCTCGGCCGTGGCCGGGGCCGAGGGGCGCTGGGGCGTGGCCCCCGAGGTCTGGGCCGAGCGCTTCTACGACGTCATGGCCCGTCTCGATTTTCTGCCCAATTCGCCGACGCTCATGAACGCCGGGACGGAGGGGGGCCAGCTTTCGGCCTGCTTCGTCCTTCCCGTGGGCGACAGCATGGAGGAGATTTTCGACGCCCTCAAGTGGACGGCCCTGGTGCACAAGTCGGGCGGCGGAACGGGCTTCAACTTCTCCGGCCTTCGCCCCTCGGGCGATGTGGTGCGGAGCACCTGCGGCGTCGCCTCGGGGCCCGTTTCCTTCATGGAGCTTTTCGATACCTGCACGGAGGTGGTCAAACAGGGAGGCATGAGACGCGGCGCCAACATGGCCATCCTGGACTGCGACCACCCCGATCTGCTGAGTTTCCTCAAGGCCAAGACGAAAGAGGGCCGCCTGGCCAACTTCAACATCTCCGTGGCCCTTTCCGACGCCTTCATGGAGACGCTCGAGGCCGACGGAGACTGGTCTCTCGTCAACAGGCGAAGAGGCGAGACGGTCAGGACCCTGCCGGCCCGGGAGATCTTCGACCTTCTCGTCGAGAGCGCCTGGGCCACGGGCGACCCCGGCCTGGTCTTTTCCGACAGGATCGAGGCCGACAATCCCACTCCCCAGGTGGGACGCATCGAGGCCACCAATCCCTGCGGCGAGCAGCCTCTGCTTCCCTTCGAGAGCTGCAACCTGGGGTCGATCAATCTTCTTCACATGATCGACGGCGACGATTTCGACTGGAAAAAGTTGGAAAAGACGGTACGCCTGGCCGTGCGCTTCCTCGACGACGTCATCGAGATCAACGGCTTTCCCCTGCCCCAGATCGCCGAGCGCTCGCGGGGCAACCGCAAGATCGGCCTGGGAGTCATGGGCTGGGCCGAGTCCCTCTTTCGCCTGGGCGTTCCCTACGACAGCGACGAGGCCCTCCGGCGGGCCGAGAGACTCATGGCCTTCGTCACCGCCTCCGGCCGCGACGAGAGCCGTCTTCTGGCCGAGGAGCGGGGCGTCTTTCCCAACTGGGAGGGGAGCCGGTGGCAGGAGAGGGGAATCCCCCTGAGGAACGCCACGGTGACGACGATCGCGCCGACGGGGACGATCTCCCTCATCTGCGGCTGCTCCAGCGGCATCGAGCCTCTCTTCGCCCTGGCCTACCGCCGCAAGGTCTTCGAGGAGCGCACCCTGACCTACGTCAACGCCCTTCTCGTCGAGGAACTGAAAAAGCGGGGGCTCGACGACGAGGCACGGCTCCGTCCCATCGCCGAGAAGGGGTCGCTGGCGGGGCTGGGGCTTCCCGACGATCTGACCCGTCTTTTCGTGACCTCCCACGAGATCGACCCGGCCTGGCACGTGAAGATGCAGGCCGCCTTCCAGCGCCACACCGACAACGCCGTCTCCAAGACGATCAACCTCCCCGAGGAGGCCTCCGTCGACGACGTGGCCTCGGCCTATCTCAGGGCCTACCGCGAGGGATGCAAGGGGATCACCGTCTACCGCGACCGCTGCAAGGCCACGCAGGTGCTCTACCGGGGAGGAGGGGGAGAGGGCGAGGCCGTCAAAAAACGGAAGAAGCCCGCCGGCCGCCCCGGAGTCCTCAAGGGGACGACGGTGAAGATCATGACCTCCTTCGGCAACCTCTATCTCACCGTCAACGAGGCCGAGGGGAAACCCTTCGAGGTCTTCGCCACCCTGGGCAAATCGGGCAAGGATACGATGGCTCACACGGAGGCCCTGGGGCGGCTCATCTCCCTCGCCCTGCGAAGCGGCGTCCCGGCCGGGCAGATCGTCGAACAGCTCAAGGGGATCGGAGGGAGTCAGCCCGTCTGGGAGAGCGACGGCGTCATCCTCAGCCTTCCCGACGCGGTGGCCCGCGGGCTGGAGCGGGCGCTGGGCGAGAGCTACAGGGATTCCTCCCGCGAGATGTGTCCCTCCTGCGGGGCCCCTCTCGTCGCCGCCGAGGGGTGCCTGAAGTGCGAGAGCTGCGGCTATTCCCGGTGCGGATGA
- a CDS encoding class I SAM-dependent rRNA methyltransferase — MPSQARLAPRGLERLQSRHPWIFRGDLASLPEAEGGELVAVGDGRRPLAWGLWNPQTSLALRLLSWGSERPHLPDLIRDRLRSALALRRRWCPGEETFRLVHGEADGLPGLVVDRYDDVLCLQLLSLGWYGMREEIVEALSELLDPTAVLLRNDVRALEREGLRAEKKVLRGALEAGESRVVALGEIKSLVYPLAGQKTGLYLDVRHFPRLLRGLCRGASVLDAFCFQGQFALHALRYGAERVTAVDQSAPALEAGRRGLSLSGLRDGVDWVCGNVFDVLRRFEEERRTFDVVVLDPPPFAPSRRQVESARRGYKDLALRGLRLLRPGGTLFFFCCSHAFGRDALLDVLREAALDGRRDAKVVAELHQPPDHPVLPHVAETDYLKGFVLEVF; from the coding sequence GTGCCCTCTCAAGCCCGCTTGGCCCCTCGGGGCCTGGAACGTCTGCAGAGCCGCCATCCCTGGATTTTCAGGGGAGACCTGGCCTCCCTTCCCGAGGCGGAAGGAGGCGAGCTGGTCGCCGTCGGCGACGGCAGGAGGCCTCTGGCCTGGGGGCTCTGGAATCCCCAGACGTCGCTGGCCCTCCGCCTTCTTTCATGGGGGTCCGAACGTCCTCACCTTCCCGACCTGATCCGCGATCGTCTCCGGTCGGCCCTGGCCCTGCGCCGCCGCTGGTGCCCCGGCGAGGAGACCTTCCGCCTCGTCCACGGCGAGGCCGACGGCCTGCCCGGCCTCGTCGTCGATCGTTACGATGACGTCCTCTGCCTTCAGCTCCTCTCCCTGGGCTGGTACGGGATGCGGGAGGAAATCGTCGAGGCCCTCTCGGAGCTTCTCGATCCGACGGCGGTGCTCCTGCGCAACGATGTGCGCGCCCTGGAGAGAGAGGGGCTGAGAGCCGAAAAGAAAGTGCTCAGAGGCGCTCTGGAGGCGGGTGAAAGCCGCGTCGTCGCCCTGGGAGAGATCAAGAGTCTCGTCTATCCCCTGGCGGGACAGAAGACGGGGCTCTATCTCGACGTGCGCCACTTCCCCCGCCTTCTCCGCGGTCTCTGCCGGGGAGCCTCCGTTCTCGATGCCTTCTGCTTCCAGGGCCAGTTCGCCCTCCACGCCCTCCGCTACGGCGCCGAACGGGTGACGGCCGTCGATCAGTCCGCCCCGGCTCTGGAGGCGGGGCGGCGGGGTCTGTCCCTTTCCGGCCTCCGTGACGGCGTCGATTGGGTCTGCGGCAACGTCTTCGATGTCCTTCGACGCTTCGAGGAGGAGCGACGGACCTTCGACGTCGTCGTCCTCGATCCGCCGCCCTTCGCTCCGAGCCGTCGTCAGGTCGAATCGGCCCGAAGGGGTTACAAGGATCTGGCTCTGAGGGGGCTGCGCCTTCTCCGGCCAGGAGGAACCCTCTTCTTCTTCTGCTGTTCTCACGCCTTCGGGCGCGATGCCCTTCTCGACGTTCTAAGGGAGGCCGCCCTGGACGGAAGGCGGGACGCCAAGGTCGTCGCCGAGCTTCATCAGCCGCCCGATCATCCCGTACTGCCCCATGTCGCCGAGACGGATTATCTCAAAGGTTTCGTTTTGGAGGTTTTTTAA
- a CDS encoding flavodoxin family protein: MTKVTLILGSPRRGGNTETLAEAFLSAPGKAERIDRFRLYDMSFQGCIDCRGCWTQGRPCLFDDDLTALYESLREADVVLFASPLYWYSWTGPVKTLWDRLLPLYGEHDGGFSLKGKRSVLIGAAGDEDGTCFQGLLFSFRRSSALMGMAVAGEFCLSGLYEAEAVRKRPELLQKMALAGKSIL, from the coding sequence ATGACAAAGGTCACACTGATTCTCGGAAGCCCCCGCAGAGGCGGCAACACGGAGACGCTGGCCGAGGCCTTTCTGTCGGCGCCGGGAAAGGCGGAGAGAATCGACCGCTTCCGCCTCTACGACATGTCCTTTCAGGGCTGCATCGACTGTCGCGGCTGCTGGACCCAGGGAAGGCCCTGCCTCTTCGACGACGATCTGACCGCCCTTTACGAGTCCCTCCGGGAGGCCGACGTCGTCCTCTTCGCCTCGCCTCTCTACTGGTACAGCTGGACGGGCCCCGTCAAGACGCTCTGGGACCGTCTTTTGCCCCTCTACGGGGAGCATGACGGGGGCTTCTCCCTGAAGGGGAAGAGATCGGTTCTGATCGGCGCCGCCGGCGACGAGGACGGCACCTGTTTCCAGGGACTCCTTTTCAGCTTCCGCCGATCCTCCGCCCTCATGGGAATGGCCGTCGCCGGCGAGTTCTGTCTCTCGGGTCTCTATGAGGCCGAAGCCGTCAGGAAGCGACCCGAGCTCCTTCAGAAGATGGCCCTCGCCGGCAAGTCCATCCTCTGA
- a CDS encoding lysine exporter LysO family protein, whose product MTVLFDPRPLFVLLAGTALGAMGWLPEGFSSLIDPLLKGALILLFLAIGLDMGKDPHLWESLRSLSPRTLLLPAAALGGSIGGGVLAGMATGLPLALSASASAGCGYYSITMILLKEAAGIEAATVGFVANLLREILIIVAMPLLVRLFGKNGAVGAAGATAMDTALPFIVRSAGKEVAVLSFLSGVVLTLVIPLAVPLVYRLLL is encoded by the coding sequence GTGACGGTCCTGTTTGACCCCAGACCGCTTTTCGTCCTCCTGGCGGGAACGGCCCTGGGCGCCATGGGCTGGCTTCCCGAGGGCTTCTCCTCTCTCATCGACCCGCTGCTCAAGGGGGCCTTGATCCTCCTCTTCCTCGCCATCGGCCTCGACATGGGCAAGGACCCCCACCTCTGGGAGAGCCTCCGCTCTCTTTCGCCCAGAACACTCCTCCTGCCCGCCGCCGCCCTCGGCGGCAGCATCGGCGGCGGCGTCCTGGCCGGAATGGCCACGGGACTTCCCCTTGCCCTCTCGGCATCGGCCTCGGCGGGCTGCGGCTACTACAGCATCACCATGATCCTCCTCAAGGAAGCCGCCGGAATCGAGGCCGCCACGGTGGGTTTCGTCGCCAATCTGCTCCGGGAGATCCTCATCATCGTGGCCATGCCCCTCCTGGTCCGCCTTTTCGGCAAAAACGGCGCCGTCGGCGCCGCAGGAGCGACGGCCATGGACACGGCCCTTCCCTTCATCGTCCGCAGCGCCGGCAAAGAGGTGGCCGTTCTCTCCTTCCTCTCCGGCGTCGTCTTGACGCTCGTCATTCCCCTGGCCGTTCCCCTCGTCTACCGCCTCCTCCTCTGA
- a CDS encoding formimidoylglutamase encodes MTATFFDRVEVSPLWSELVPPERELFFSKGDEKDPRMGEIVLPAAGTIPDGVDVAFVGVPEDRGIVANGGREGARSGPRAIRRAFYRLTPGFRPALSDLSLIDIGDVRTEGRTLEEVHESARTVVTSIAARGILPVVLGGSHDLTFPGLAGLVDGLGLNEGDLGVVNVDSHLDVRDMSHGLTSGTPFFRALEELPRRALKGDNFAEYGIQELHNSPWYYQWLRQAGGSVFTLKSLQGRPMETFLQALQVAGEGPHTIAVSVDIDAARSTDAPGASASNPNGLSAQDLEKVAYLAGRTERVRFFDIMEMSPPLDVDGRTAALAAAVLFWFLKGLCERK; translated from the coding sequence ATGACCGCCACATTCTTCGACAGGGTCGAGGTGAGTCCTTTGTGGAGCGAGCTGGTTCCTCCCGAGAGGGAGCTTTTTTTTTCTAAAGGGGACGAAAAGGATCCCCGCATGGGGGAGATCGTCCTGCCCGCCGCCGGGACGATTCCCGATGGCGTCGACGTGGCCTTCGTCGGCGTTCCCGAAGACCGGGGCATCGTGGCCAACGGCGGTCGCGAGGGGGCTCGGTCGGGTCCCAGGGCCATCCGCCGGGCCTTCTACCGCCTGACGCCGGGCTTCCGTCCGGCCCTGAGCGACCTGAGCCTCATCGACATCGGCGACGTGAGGACCGAGGGGAGAACGCTGGAAGAGGTCCACGAGAGCGCCCGGACCGTCGTGACCTCCATTGCCGCCAGGGGGATCCTCCCCGTCGTCCTCGGCGGCAGCCACGACCTGACCTTTCCCGGACTGGCCGGGCTCGTCGACGGCCTCGGACTGAACGAGGGCGACCTGGGCGTCGTCAACGTCGACAGCCACCTCGACGTCCGCGACATGAGCCACGGCCTCACCAGCGGAACCCCCTTCTTCAGGGCCCTCGAGGAACTTCCCCGGCGAGCCCTGAAGGGGGACAATTTCGCCGAATACGGCATTCAGGAACTCCACAATTCGCCCTGGTACTACCAGTGGCTCCGCCAGGCCGGGGGCTCCGTCTTCACCCTCAAATCCCTCCAGGGACGGCCCATGGAGACCTTCCTTCAGGCTCTTCAGGTGGCCGGAGAGGGGCCGCACACCATCGCCGTATCCGTCGACATCGACGCGGCTCGCAGCACCGACGCCCCCGGCGCCTCGGCGAGCAACCCCAACGGCCTCTCGGCCCAGGATCTGGAAAAAGTGGCCTACCTGGCCGGCAGGACCGAACGGGTCCGCTTCTTCGACATCATGGAGATGAGCCCCCCCCTCGACGTGGACGGAAGGACGGCCGCCCTGGCCGCGGCCGTCCTCTTCTGGTTCCTCAAGGGCCTCTGCGAGAGGAAATGA
- a CDS encoding efflux RND transporter periplasmic adaptor subunit produces the protein MALGRRTKNVTAFFASVLVVAAGGWFLLAWWDHFQERNQDLVQARPFVYRNDVPFHVALLWEERVVTAPLAGKVSFPGGGTSLRVAKGDVLAVVAGPEGARRVAAPSPGYFTTLLDGQEGKWRYADLWFGERALADPGGRVTVAAGTMLAKGDPLGVFIPQPQELRAIGYVDRTPASEADMARGSVRIRRKEKDLPFPATVRVFRDLGARFKVYLTLPLFPLEFLDGRIGTFILSGEEFVGVVLPETAVVHRQGRQGVFVVQGQTVSFREVLGLPVSGRQFLVTEGLKAGEVVVARGARAKEGKVRLW, from the coding sequence ATGGCCCTGGGCCGACGGACGAAGAATGTGACGGCCTTTTTCGCCTCCGTGCTCGTCGTCGCCGCCGGAGGCTGGTTCCTTCTGGCCTGGTGGGATCACTTCCAGGAGAGGAACCAGGATCTCGTCCAGGCCCGGCCCTTCGTCTACCGCAACGATGTCCCTTTTCACGTGGCCCTTCTCTGGGAGGAGCGGGTCGTGACAGCGCCTCTGGCGGGGAAAGTCTCCTTTCCGGGAGGGGGAACCTCGCTGCGGGTGGCCAAGGGGGACGTCCTGGCCGTCGTCGCCGGCCCCGAGGGGGCGAGGCGGGTCGCTGCCCCCAGCCCCGGCTACTTCACGACCCTCCTCGACGGGCAGGAGGGAAAGTGGCGCTATGCCGACCTCTGGTTCGGAGAGAGGGCCCTGGCCGATCCCGGAGGGCGCGTCACCGTCGCGGCGGGGACAATGCTGGCCAAGGGCGATCCCCTGGGCGTCTTCATCCCCCAGCCCCAGGAGCTCCGGGCCATCGGCTACGTCGATCGTACGCCTGCCAGCGAGGCCGATATGGCCCGAGGGTCGGTCCGGATCAGACGGAAGGAGAAAGATCTCCCCTTCCCGGCGACGGTCCGCGTCTTCCGCGACCTTGGGGCCCGTTTCAAGGTCTACCTGACGTTGCCTCTCTTCCCCCTGGAGTTTCTCGACGGGAGGATCGGGACCTTCATCCTCTCCGGCGAGGAGTTCGTCGGCGTCGTCCTTCCCGAGACGGCCGTCGTCCACCGCCAGGGCCGGCAGGGAGTCTTCGTCGTCCAGGGCCAGACCGTCTCGTTTCGCGAAGTTCTGGGTCTGCCCGTTTCGGGCAGACAGTTTCTCGTCACCGAAGGCCTCAAGGCGGGCGAAGTCGTCGTCGCCCGAGGGGCCCGCGCTAAGGAGGGCAAGGTCCGACTATGGTGA
- a CDS encoding DivIVA domain-containing protein — MTEWMSALDVANKVFGRGFKGYNQGEVDAFLDQIAESLQGYAQQVLDMQREVDLLRDKTEDHEKLRASLQETLLFAQKSAEERVQAAERQGQAILAEAKGQAERLVSAAQEEVAMARRELKELREKRQEFVADFRALLFRYQSLIGEIPERENP; from the coding sequence GTGACGGAATGGATGAGCGCTCTCGATGTGGCCAACAAGGTTTTCGGCCGAGGATTCAAAGGCTATAACCAGGGCGAGGTCGATGCCTTTCTCGACCAGATCGCCGAAAGTCTCCAGGGCTATGCCCAGCAGGTTCTCGACATGCAGCGGGAAGTCGACCTGCTCCGCGACAAGACGGAAGATCACGAGAAGCTGAGGGCCTCCCTTCAGGAGACGCTCCTTTTCGCCCAGAAAAGCGCCGAAGAGAGGGTCCAGGCCGCGGAGCGGCAGGGACAGGCCATCCTTGCCGAGGCCAAGGGGCAGGCCGAACGGCTCGTCTCCGCCGCCCAGGAGGAGGTGGCCATGGCTCGCCGGGAGCTGAAGGAGCTCCGTGAAAAGCGACAGGAATTCGTCGCCGACTTCAGGGCCCTTCTTTTCAGATACCAGTCTCTCATCGGAGAGATTCCCGAGAGGGAGAATCCTTGA
- a CDS encoding HAD family hydrolase yields the protein MKNSIKALLFDFDMTLVDSSRGITHCLNLLAAAEGLPSVTREEVLLTIGDPIPLGWEKLWGRFDPRWVDRYRENYRAEEIALIRPFPSTVPVLKALKGAGLRLGVVSNRGNARIAVEGAGLTWAFDFVLGLDEVDRPKPDADPLVKAMGRLGLGPAEVLYVGDTDIDMATALAASVRAVGMTTGNFDEEGLLSAGAWKVLDDLTGLCPLVGVADSSRVRD from the coding sequence ATGAAAAATTCGATCAAGGCCCTGCTTTTCGATTTCGACATGACCCTCGTCGACAGCAGTCGGGGAATCACCCACTGCCTCAATCTCCTGGCCGCCGCCGAGGGGCTTCCCTCCGTCACGCGCGAGGAGGTTCTCCTGACCATCGGCGATCCCATTCCCCTGGGGTGGGAAAAGCTCTGGGGCCGCTTCGATCCCCGGTGGGTCGACCGCTACAGGGAGAACTACCGGGCCGAGGAGATCGCCCTCATCCGTCCCTTCCCGTCGACGGTTCCCGTTCTGAAGGCCCTCAAGGGGGCCGGTCTCCGCCTCGGCGTCGTCTCCAACAGGGGCAACGCCCGGATCGCCGTCGAAGGCGCCGGGCTGACCTGGGCCTTCGATTTCGTCCTGGGGCTCGATGAGGTCGATCGCCCCAAGCCCGATGCCGATCCTCTCGTCAAGGCCATGGGACGCCTCGGCCTGGGCCCGGCGGAGGTCCTCTACGTGGGCGATACCGATATCGACATGGCCACGGCTCTGGCGGCCTCCGTCCGGGCCGTGGGAATGACGACGGGCAACTTCGACGAAGAGGGGCTTCTCTCCGCCGGAGCCTGGAAGGTCCTCGACGACCTGACCGGGCTCTGTCCCCTCGTCGGCGTCGCCGATTCCTCCCGTGTGCGGGACTGA
- a CDS encoding YggS family pyridoxal phosphate-dependent enzyme, producing the protein MVKEAVERVLSIRAEVDEAARRSGRSGRDVALVAVSKNHSVEAMKAFATAPIDGFGENRVQEAVEKRTLWPDRGLPWRMIGHLQRNKVRKALAVFDSLDSLDSVDLALTLERVLAEEGRELPVLVEVKCSDDEARTGLAPDGVEALLERVVTSCPHLSVEGLMTIGPLDGGERATRRAFSSLREQRGRLRERTGLALPHLSMGMSGDYLWAVEEGSTVLRIGTALFGRR; encoded by the coding sequence ATGGTGAAGGAAGCCGTTGAACGCGTCTTATCGATAAGAGCCGAAGTGGACGAAGCGGCGCGCCGCTCCGGGCGCTCCGGGCGCGATGTGGCCCTGGTGGCCGTCTCCAAGAATCACTCCGTCGAGGCCATGAAGGCCTTTGCGACGGCCCCCATCGACGGGTTCGGGGAAAACCGAGTCCAGGAGGCGGTGGAGAAGCGGACCCTCTGGCCCGACAGGGGGCTTCCCTGGAGGATGATCGGTCACCTCCAGAGGAACAAGGTCCGCAAGGCCCTGGCCGTCTTCGACAGCCTCGACAGTCTCGACAGCGTCGATCTCGCCCTGACTCTGGAGCGGGTTCTGGCCGAGGAGGGGCGGGAACTTCCCGTCCTCGTCGAGGTCAAATGCTCCGACGACGAGGCCAGGACGGGCCTCGCCCCCGACGGGGTCGAGGCTCTTCTGGAGCGGGTCGTCACCTCCTGCCCTCACCTGTCCGTCGAGGGGCTCATGACGATCGGCCCTCTCGACGGCGGCGAGAGGGCGACGCGTCGTGCCTTCTCCTCCCTGAGGGAACAGCGCGGTCGTCTTCGGGAGAGGACGGGATTGGCCCTTCCTCATCTCTCCATGGGGATGAGCGGCGATTACCTCTGGGCCGTCGAGGAGGGGAGCACCGTCCTGCGCATCGGCACGGCCCTCTTCGGAAGGCGCTGA
- a CDS encoding LysO family transporter: MDILLFALCLTAGIAAGKSGRLPSSVTARSSLGLTAAVYLLLFLIGCELGSYRSLLGQMGSLGLKAGALCLGGLLGSALLCRLVVFGGGDGPV; the protein is encoded by the coding sequence ATGGACATCCTTCTTTTCGCCCTCTGTCTGACTGCGGGGATCGCGGCGGGAAAGAGCGGCCGGCTGCCCTCGTCGGTAACGGCCCGAAGCTCTCTGGGGCTGACGGCGGCCGTCTATCTCCTTCTCTTCCTCATCGGCTGCGAGCTGGGAAGCTACCGTTCCCTGCTGGGACAGATGGGAAGCCTGGGCCTCAAGGCGGGAGCCCTCTGCCTCGGGGGGCTTCTGGGCAGCGCCCTCCTTTGCCGCCTCGTCGTCTTCGGCGGAGGTGACGGTCCTGTTTGA
- a CDS encoding cell division protein SepF, translating into MKNLMALLGLAERPADDLEALASTEEIREREERLRRPLPVGGGILICRGKSCLGRRKELLEALRSGRAVVVDLRGVDREEGQALLDYLSGAVEASQGAVMRLAPALFLALAHRSLVEVLE; encoded by the coding sequence GTGAAGAATCTCATGGCCCTTTTGGGCCTTGCCGAAAGACCTGCCGACGATCTGGAGGCCCTTGCCTCGACCGAGGAGATCCGCGAACGGGAAGAGCGTCTTCGACGTCCCCTGCCCGTCGGAGGGGGGATCCTGATCTGCCGCGGGAAGAGCTGCCTCGGGCGGAGAAAAGAGCTTCTCGAGGCCCTGCGGAGCGGACGGGCCGTCGTCGTCGATCTTCGGGGCGTCGACCGCGAAGAGGGGCAGGCCCTTCTCGATTACCTCAGCGGTGCCGTCGAGGCCAGTCAGGGTGCGGTGATGCGCCTGGCGCCGGCGCTCTTTCTGGCCCTGGCCCACCGTTCTCTCGTCGAAGTGCTGGAATAG